One genomic region from Desulfovibrio sp. Fe33 encodes:
- a CDS encoding potassium transporter Kup, translated as MTTTDHPTGKRLAALSLAAMGVVFGDIGTSPLYALRECFHGEYGIAVTPENVLGVLSLIFWTLMLVVSFKYLTMVLRADHDGEGGVLALTTLVRPRREHMTRRAWFLVVLGLFAACLLYGDGMITPAISVLSAVEGLGLVTPLFKPYILHITLAILIGLFLLQRHGTARVGTLFGPVILIWMTCLALVGLNQVVRNPGVLAAVFPWHGLHFLLANKLHGFVVLGAVFLVATGAEAIYADLGHFGRRPIRLTWFLVALPALLLNYFGQGAHLLAVPGDSYHPFYAIVPQWGVIPMVALAAMATIVASQAVITGAFSLTSQAVQLGYLPRLRVAHTSASHMGQIYVAPVNWLLMICTVGLVLGFRTSSRLAAAYGVAVTASMLVTATLFYFVMRKRWEWKLPAAILVTGLFFSVDFSFFAANMTKITHGAWFPLVIALLVLGVMLTWERGGEILAERARGLTRPLDEFLSEIEDEPPRRIPGQAVFLTRSHNTVPVAMVQNLRHNKVLHSEVYFLNIRTEQIPRVPNFEKIEVERFGSGIQRIIAHFGYMESPTVEVIFSLCRDKGVDLDIDKASFFLGREKLTVGTSPAMSRWRSNLYLFLSRNGMDVASFFNIPTNQVIEVGARLEI; from the coding sequence ATGACGACTACCGATCATCCAACCGGCAAGCGGTTGGCGGCTCTTTCCCTGGCCGCTATGGGCGTGGTTTTCGGCGACATCGGCACCAGTCCGCTGTACGCCCTGCGCGAGTGCTTCCACGGCGAATACGGCATCGCGGTCACCCCGGAGAATGTCCTGGGCGTCCTGTCCCTGATTTTCTGGACGTTGATGCTCGTCGTCTCCTTCAAGTATCTGACCATGGTCCTACGCGCCGATCACGACGGGGAAGGGGGGGTGCTCGCCCTGACCACCCTGGTCCGGCCGCGTCGGGAGCACATGACCCGAAGGGCCTGGTTCCTGGTTGTCCTCGGGCTGTTCGCGGCCTGTCTGCTCTACGGCGACGGCATGATAACCCCGGCCATTTCGGTCCTGAGCGCGGTGGAGGGGCTGGGGCTCGTCACGCCCCTGTTCAAGCCGTACATCCTGCACATCACCCTGGCCATTCTCATCGGCCTGTTCCTGTTGCAGCGCCACGGCACGGCCCGGGTCGGAACATTGTTCGGACCGGTCATCCTGATCTGGATGACCTGTCTGGCCCTCGTCGGGCTCAATCAGGTGGTCCGGAATCCCGGCGTGCTCGCCGCCGTGTTTCCCTGGCACGGCCTGCATTTTCTTCTGGCCAACAAGCTGCATGGCTTCGTTGTCCTGGGCGCGGTCTTTCTGGTGGCCACCGGCGCCGAGGCCATCTATGCGGATTTGGGGCATTTCGGCCGCCGCCCCATCCGGCTGACCTGGTTCCTGGTGGCGCTGCCCGCGTTGCTGCTCAATTATTTCGGACAGGGCGCGCACCTGTTGGCCGTTCCCGGAGATTCCTACCATCCCTTTTACGCGATCGTGCCGCAATGGGGGGTCATCCCCATGGTCGCGCTGGCCGCCATGGCCACCATCGTGGCCTCCCAGGCGGTCATTACCGGAGCCTTTTCCCTGACTTCGCAGGCCGTGCAGTTGGGGTATCTGCCCAGGCTGCGCGTGGCCCACACCTCGGCTTCGCACATGGGCCAGATCTACGTGGCTCCGGTCAACTGGCTGCTCATGATCTGCACCGTGGGCCTGGTGCTGGGGTTCCGGACTTCCAGCAGGCTGGCCGCGGCCTACGGCGTGGCCGTTACGGCCAGTATGCTCGTCACCGCCACCCTGTTCTACTTCGTCATGCGCAAGCGGTGGGAGTGGAAGCTGCCCGCCGCCATTCTCGTCACGGGCCTGTTCTTTTCCGTGGACTTCTCCTTTTTCGCCGCCAATATGACCAAGATCACTCATGGCGCGTGGTTTCCGCTGGTCATCGCCCTGCTCGTACTGGGCGTCATGCTGACCTGGGAGCGGGGAGGGGAAATCCTGGCCGAGCGCGCACGGGGGCTGACCCGGCCGCTGGATGAGTTCCTTTCGGAAATCGAAGACGAACCGCCGAGGCGCATCCCGGGACAGGCCGTGTTCCTGACCCGCAGCCACAACACCGTGCCTGTGGCCATGGTCCAGAACCTGCGCCACAACAAGGTCCTGCATTCCGAGGTCTACTTTCTCAATATCCGCACCGAGCAGATTCCCCGCGTGCCCAACTTCGAGAAAATCGAGGTGGAACGGTTCGGCTCGGGCATCCAGCGCATCATCGCCCACTTCGGTTATATGGAAAGTCCCACCGTGGAAGTGATTTTCTCCCTGTGCCGGGACAAGGGCGTGGATCTGGACATTGACAAGGCCAGCTTCTTCCTCGGCCGCGAGAAGCTGACCGTGGGCACGTCGCCGGCCATGAGCCGCTGGCGTTCCAACCTCTATCTTTTCCTGTCCCGAAACGGCATGGACGTCGCCTCCTTCTTCAACATCCCCACCAATCAGGTCATCGAGGTCGGAGCCCGGTTGGAGATATGA
- a CDS encoding M24 family metallopeptidase yields the protein MDKSVFEKRREALKSEMRARGLSAMLVSLAANRYYLSGFELHDAQCNESSGWLVVTQGDDYLFTDPRYLDAARQVWDESKLCIYAARKHAEIADFLKGRDVTAMGFEPKALHLFDYDKLSEEFALIPMDNIVESLRIIKDEDEIRRMDDSMRLNHELFEYIEGELIPGRTEREIAWLVEKFFREHGAQGLAFSTIVGVGPNAALPHCIPGDTKLRENDMVLIDTGCRLHDYNSDQTRTFWVGDKPSDRFRKTMDQVRAAQSAAIDIIRPGLSCVEAYRAAYAVFEKAGVEALFTHGLGHGVGLETHEPPSLSRVGQGELKPGMVVTVEPGLYDPSWGGIRWEYQVLVTEDGCRVM from the coding sequence ATGGACAAATCCGTTTTTGAAAAACGTCGCGAGGCCCTCAAGAGCGAGATGCGCGCCCGCGGCCTGTCCGCCATGCTCGTATCGCTGGCGGCCAATCGGTACTACCTCAGCGGCTTCGAGCTGCATGACGCCCAGTGCAACGAATCGTCCGGCTGGCTCGTGGTCACCCAGGGCGACGACTACCTGTTCACCGACCCCCGCTACCTGGACGCCGCCCGGCAGGTCTGGGACGAGAGCAAACTGTGCATCTACGCCGCCCGCAAACACGCGGAAATCGCTGATTTCCTCAAAGGCCGCGACGTGACCGCCATGGGCTTCGAACCCAAGGCCCTGCACCTCTTCGACTACGACAAGCTGTCCGAGGAATTCGCCCTCATCCCCATGGACAACATCGTGGAATCCCTTCGAATCATCAAGGACGAGGACGAAATCCGGCGCATGGACGATTCCATGCGTCTCAACCACGAGCTGTTCGAGTACATCGAAGGCGAGCTCATTCCCGGCCGCACCGAAAGGGAAATCGCCTGGCTAGTGGAGAAATTCTTCCGTGAGCACGGCGCTCAGGGGCTGGCCTTCTCGACCATCGTCGGCGTCGGCCCCAACGCGGCCCTGCCCCACTGCATTCCCGGCGACACCAAGTTGCGCGAAAACGACATGGTCCTCATAGACACCGGTTGCAGGCTGCACGACTACAATTCCGACCAGACCCGGACCTTCTGGGTGGGCGACAAGCCGTCCGACCGCTTCCGCAAAACCATGGACCAGGTGCGCGCCGCCCAATCCGCGGCCATCGACATCATCCGCCCGGGCCTCTCCTGCGTGGAAGCCTACAGGGCCGCCTACGCCGTATTCGAAAAGGCAGGCGTGGAAGCCTTGTTCACCCACGGCCTCGGCCACGGCGTCGGACTGGAAACCCACGAGCCGCCGTCCCTCTCCCGAGTGGGCCAGGGCGAACTCAAACCCGGCATGGTCGTCACCGTCGAGCCCGGCCTCTACGACCCCAGCTGGGGCGGCATCCGCTGGGAATACCAGGTCCTCGTCACCGAAGACGGCTGCCGCGTCATGTAA
- a CDS encoding acyl-CoA thioesterase, which translates to MKAKTAAESEVIMTHLVLPQDANPAGNLHGGVILKHVDTTGGVVAKRHSRCNTVTVSIDRMAFKQPAYMGELLTFKASINHVGRTSMEIGVRVEAENLRTGEVRHTNSAYLTYVALDENGKPTEVPPLKLETETAKRRYAEAELRREMRKRERELEDGKRVCLQKKG; encoded by the coding sequence ATGAAAGCGAAAACCGCAGCAGAATCCGAGGTGATAATGACCCACCTCGTCCTGCCCCAGGACGCAAACCCCGCAGGCAACCTGCACGGCGGCGTCATACTCAAGCACGTGGACACCACGGGCGGCGTGGTGGCCAAACGCCATTCCCGCTGCAACACCGTGACCGTGTCCATCGACCGCATGGCCTTCAAGCAGCCCGCCTACATGGGCGAGCTGCTCACCTTCAAGGCCAGCATCAACCACGTGGGCCGCACCTCCATGGAGATCGGCGTCCGGGTGGAGGCCGAGAACCTGCGCACCGGCGAAGTACGCCACACCAACTCGGCCTACCTGACTTACGTGGCCCTCGACGAAAACGGCAAACCCACCGAGGTCCCGCCCCTTAAGCTCGAAACCGAAACCGCCAAACGCCGTTACGCCGAGGCGGAGCTGCGCCGCGAAATGCGCAAGCGCGAGCGCGAGCTCGAAGACGGCAAAAGGGTCTGCCTCCAGAAAAAAGGCTGA
- a CDS encoding DMT family transporter, whose translation MTRLLIGAVLISFSSVMVVLAGLPPEVTGFYRLTGGGLAMLAVLARAGKLRLFTPDVIKWGSVAAVFFAGDFVFWHRSIACVGPGLSTMLGNFQVIPLAIVSALFFKERMPGRMFVAIPLALAGLYLMVGAGWSGFSADYRMGVFFGLLTACFYALYMLSLKYALARDRMDSLVLASAAAIATGLILGALALAGGQSFVIPSLKSLAAISALAFICHAVGWFLITRGIQTVRGALVGLILLLQPTLSFVWDILFFDKPVNPVELSGVALALVGIYIGSNAKMGRRRAAPFQK comes from the coding sequence GTGACCCGGCTGCTGATCGGAGCGGTGCTCATCAGCTTCTCTTCGGTCATGGTGGTCCTGGCCGGATTGCCGCCGGAAGTGACCGGGTTCTACCGGCTGACCGGAGGCGGACTGGCCATGCTGGCCGTGCTGGCCCGGGCGGGCAAGCTCAGGCTGTTCACCCCGGACGTCATCAAGTGGGGAAGCGTGGCCGCCGTGTTCTTTGCCGGGGACTTCGTCTTCTGGCACCGTTCCATCGCCTGCGTGGGGCCGGGATTGTCCACCATGCTCGGCAATTTCCAGGTCATCCCCCTGGCCATAGTCTCGGCCCTATTTTTCAAGGAACGTATGCCGGGGCGCATGTTTGTGGCCATCCCGCTGGCTCTGGCCGGGCTTTATCTCATGGTCGGCGCAGGCTGGAGCGGATTTTCCGCCGATTACAGAATGGGCGTGTTTTTCGGGCTGCTGACCGCCTGCTTCTATGCCCTGTACATGCTTTCGCTCAAATACGCCCTGGCCCGCGACAGGATGGATTCACTGGTCCTGGCGTCGGCCGCGGCGATCGCCACGGGCCTGATTCTCGGCGCACTGGCCCTGGCCGGAGGCCAATCCTTCGTTATCCCGTCGCTCAAGTCGCTGGCGGCCATTTCCGCGTTGGCGTTCATTTGCCACGCCGTGGGCTGGTTTCTCATCACCCGGGGCATCCAGACCGTGCGCGGCGCTCTGGTCGGCCTCATACTTCTCTTGCAGCCCACACTTTCTTTCGTCTGGGACATCCTTTTCTTCGACAAGCCGGTGAACCCGGTGGAGCTTTCGGGCGTGGCCCTGGCCCTGGTCGGAATATACATCGGCTCCAATGCGAAGATGGGCCGACGCCGAGCTGCGCCCTTTCAAAAGTGA